The nucleotide window CTGGTAAACGAGATGAGGTTGAACCTCGCCACTAGGTCGGGGTGGCAGCGGCTCACTCCCGATGATCTCCGCGGCATGGCCGTGCAGGCCCTGCAGGTTCCGGTCGAGGAAGTCCGCTGGTTCTATCGAGACGAAGATTTGTCTATAGACAGGACTGGAATTGCCAAGATCCGACATCGGAAGGACGCGTTCTACCTGCTCGAACAGGGGGATTTCTCCGGCGGTCGTTTCATGTCCTGCATGGGCGCCATGAATTGGGCGAATATCGACTTTCTACCGGTGGTTGAGCTCTTCAAGTCGCTGCTGCCCGGCACCGGCTCGGCCGCGTTCGAATTGATCCGCGGGCTCTACGACGATCAGCACCAGTGTCGGTCGGCTCCAACTCCGCTCCGCTATCGGGGGATACCCACCTATCCTTCCGAGGCCGCCTTTCGATTGTTCAGCTCGTATTTCACTCCACAGGTGTCCGGGCACCGCAATGTCCATACCGTGTTCATGGACCAGGCGCACGCCCACGAGGTGCTCTGGTTTCCGTCGCCGTCGCCGCCACTGCGATATTTCGACGCGACCCACGACTGTTGCCTGACCTTCAAAGGGGACCTGCTGCAGAAGGCGGCGCTTGCCGACGATCCCGCCGGATTGCCGTATGTGAACCCGAGCGCAAGCGGGATGAGCCCGTGCGATCGACTCGCCTATGTCGCCGAAGGATGCGTGATCCTCCAGGATCGGCATCGTAAGTCGGTGTTGCGGGTCCCCTTGCCGGAAGGTCACCGAGAGCAACCGGTCGAAACGGCGATCAGTCCGGTTGATTGGAGATCGCTCTTTGTCCCGGCGGTACCCCCGATCACTCCGCACGACGCCTATGGGGCTGTGCTGTTCTACCCCGAAGACGACACGGAGATCGACGAGGCTGCCGCACAACCGTTTGTCGCGGACTACATCCAGGACTCGGCCGAACAGGATCGCGAGATCGGAAGGATCCTCGCTGAAGCCCAGCGCATCCTCATCATCAACGGCGATGCAGTCATCGCCACCTGTGTGCCGTTCGATCGGCCGCGGAACTACACGGTGCGGGTCAGCGTTCCCGCGCTCGCGCAGAAACAGGCGCAACAATTGTGGACGATCTGCGCCGGCTTAACGCGATGGGATTGGCTCGCAGGGATCAAGCTGTGGGTCGCGGGTGGCGACCGGGTCGATCAGCCGGCACCCGGTTCCCATGACCTGGCCTATGTCTGGATTCCTTATGGTCTCGGCAGGGATCGAGACATTCTTGCCGTGTCCGTCGCCGAACTCGGCGCGGCGCTGCGTACTGGAGGACATGCCTTTGTGACGGCTCCCGAGGGCCTCGGGGCGTCCTGGCGTTCATGGGGGTTCAGGCTTGCCTGGCAGGAACCGGTGGAGGCCTTGCCGCCGTTTCGAATGCACCGAAACGTTCTTCCCAAGGCGAAACTCAAGCCGGGTTTGACCCTGTATCATGTCAGCAAGACATGACAGACGACAATGCTTCGTCGAAACTTCCAGGGAACCCTGAGCATGAATGAGGCTCACTCCGGGGTAGCGAAGCATTCATGGCCAATTTTCTGTTGCAGCTCACGAAACCGACGACCATCAGATGCGGGAATCCCATCGGCATCATCGTGCCGGGGCTGTTGCCGAAGCAATGTGCGCTGGAGGTATTGCTGAAGGTATTGAAGGTTCCGTAAGACTATCCATCGGCTTGACAGTGTTCCACGAAGCTCGCTAAGATGCCGTAACCTTTAATGCTCATCCTGCGAGGTGGGCAAGGAGCAGGGTATGAACCAGAGCCCGGCCTGCGCCGGTCGATATCTTGATACCTTCTCGCCACATTCTGGCGGGGAGGTTTTTTTATGCCCGGACGCGGACCATGGCTCACGTGCAGATTGATTACACGCAAGAAAAGCCCGTGATGGATGCCGGTGATATCGGTCGGGCCGTCACACGCATCGCCCACGAGATTCTGGAACGGAACAAGGGCGTCGCCCGGTTGGCCTTGGTCGGGATCCGGACCGGCGGGGTCTATCTCGGTCATCGATTGGTGCGACGGATTCGCGATATTGAAGGCGTGACGGTGCCGATCGGAGAGTTGGACATCACGCTCTACCGCGATGATTTAGCCTTGAGAAAGGAACAGCCGGTTTTGCGCAAGACCTCCGTTCCGTTCGACATCTCGGACAAGATCATTGTGTTGGTCGACGACGTGTTGTTTACCGGACGGACGATACGCGCAGCGATGGACGGACTGATGGATCTGGGGCGGCCGGCGGAAATCCAGCTCGCCGTACTGATCGATCGGGGGCATCGGCAGTTGCCGATCAAGGCGACCTACGTCGGGAAGAATATTCCGACCTCCAGGGATGAAGAGATTCAAGTGCTGCTGGAGGAGGCGGGTGAAGAGGATCGAGTGGTCATCTCGCGAGCCTGAGAATCCGGTACAGGATCGATCGCAGGTGAACAGGTGAAAATGGAATCGTGGGGCTGTGACGCATTCCCGTGGAGGAGGGATGTATGAGCCTGAAGCGCAAGGACTTGCTCAGTTTGGCGCCCTTGTCGGTTGAGGAGATCGCGCTCGTTCTCGACACAGCCGATTCCTTCAAAGAAGTGACTGGACGAGAGATCAAGAAAGTCCCCGCGTTGCGGGGGCGGACCGTCGTCAATCTGTTCTTTGAACCCAGCACGAGAACGAGGACCTCGTTTGAACTGGCGGCGAAACGGCTCAGCGCGGACGTCATCAATTTTTCTCCCTCGTCGAGCAGCGTGGTCAAAGGCGAAACCCTGCTGGATACCGCACGCAACATTGAAGCGATGCAGGCGGACATCATCGTCCTGCGCCATCCGTCCGCAGGCGCGGCAGAAGCGCTCGCGCGTGGGGTGAAATCATCGGTGATCAACGCGGGGGATGGATGGCACGAACATCCGACTCAGGCGTTGCTCGATCTGTACACCATCCGCCAACGGGGACTCTCGTTCGAGGGTCTCAAGGTCGCGATCGTCGGCGATGTGGCCCACAGCCGTGTCGCTCGTTCCAACATCTACGCTCTGTCGAAATTGGGGGCAGAGGTGCGGCTCATTGGCCCGCCGACCATGATGCCCTGGGGTGTGGAGCGGCTGGGAGCGCGGGTCTATTGCAATTTTGACGAAGGGCTCACCGGCGTCCAGGTGATCATGATGTTGAGACTCCAACTGGAGCGACAGGGTCGGGCGCTGTTCCCCACAATCCGTGAATACGCGAGGCTCTACGGTCTGACGGGAGAACGGGTCAAGCTGGCTGATCCGGGCGCGATCGTCATGCATCCCGGTCCGATCAATCGCGGCGTGGAAATTGCGCCGGAGGTCGCCGACAGTCTTTCGTCGGTCATTCTCGATCAAGTGGCGAACGGAGTGGCGGTTCGGATGGGCATCCTCTATCTGATGTCGGGGGCCAACTAACGGATGCGGGAAGGTATTCATCCCGGTGCCGGTTGGACTGAAGCAACCTAGGCGCGGTGAGTCTGTTGCGGACCACCGAGAGTGAATCTTGTCGTGTGGGAGAATGATGAGGCAACCATGGCACTCTTGATCACCGGAGGACACATCATCGATCCTGGACGATTCAACGGCGTCGGCGAGGTCTTGATCGACCAGGGACGTATCGCCGCGGTGGGCTCGACGGTTGAGACACCCTCCCATGCGGCGAGGATTTCCGCGAAAGGACGGCTGGTGGTTCCAGGATTCGTAGACCTTCATGTGCATTTTCGGGAGCCGGGCTTTGAGTACAAGGAAACCATCCAGAGTGGGGCGGCCTCGGCTGTGGCCGGCGGATTCACCACTGTATGCTGCATGCCCAACACCAGTCCGGTCAACGACAACCAAGCCATTACCGAGTTCATCCTCGAGCGAGCGAGAGTG belongs to Nitrospira sp. and includes:
- the pyrR gene encoding bifunctional pyr operon transcriptional regulator/uracil phosphoribosyltransferase PyrR; amino-acid sequence: MAHVQIDYTQEKPVMDAGDIGRAVTRIAHEILERNKGVARLALVGIRTGGVYLGHRLVRRIRDIEGVTVPIGELDITLYRDDLALRKEQPVLRKTSVPFDISDKIIVLVDDVLFTGRTIRAAMDGLMDLGRPAEIQLAVLIDRGHRQLPIKATYVGKNIPTSRDEEIQVLLEEAGEEDRVVISRA
- a CDS encoding aspartate carbamoyltransferase catalytic subunit — encoded protein: MSLKRKDLLSLAPLSVEEIALVLDTADSFKEVTGREIKKVPALRGRTVVNLFFEPSTRTRTSFELAAKRLSADVINFSPSSSSVVKGETLLDTARNIEAMQADIIVLRHPSAGAAEALARGVKSSVINAGDGWHEHPTQALLDLYTIRQRGLSFEGLKVAIVGDVAHSRVARSNIYALSKLGAEVRLIGPPTMMPWGVERLGARVYCNFDEGLTGVQVIMMLRLQLERQGRALFPTIREYARLYGLTGERVKLADPGAIVMHPGPINRGVEIAPEVADSLSSVILDQVANGVAVRMGILYLMSGAN